One Candidatus Sulfurimonas baltica DNA segment encodes these proteins:
- a CDS encoding D-hexose-6-phosphate mutarotase, with the protein MENALIEYKKLSNGFEYIEIENSSAVAKIALQGAHIFHYEQNSKEPLLWLSDTSDFEMAKSIRGGVPICWPWFGLNKDKSLPQHGFARTALWKLTNTNEADANTTEITFKLQYTKESLKLWPYKFELELHVRISDRLVMELKTTNIDDKPFEITQALHTYFRVSDILHVAIEGLDKKPYLDALTYKREIQNADITFNQEVDRVYQEVSDEVILKDTNRTLHVENEGSSSIVVWNPWIDKCKRMSAMNDDAYKNMVCIESANAFEDARVIKPNKSHTLKATLY; encoded by the coding sequence ATGGAAAATGCATTGATTGAGTATAAAAAACTATCCAACGGTTTTGAATATATAGAGATTGAAAACTCTTCTGCAGTTGCAAAAATTGCACTTCAGGGAGCGCACATTTTTCACTATGAACAAAACTCAAAAGAGCCTCTCCTTTGGCTGAGTGATACTAGCGATTTTGAGATGGCAAAATCCATACGTGGCGGAGTTCCAATCTGCTGGCCATGGTTTGGGCTAAACAAAGATAAGAGTTTGCCTCAGCATGGTTTTGCAAGAACGGCTTTGTGGAAGCTAACTAACACTAACGAAGCAGACGCTAATACAACAGAGATTACATTTAAACTGCAATATACAAAAGAGAGTTTAAAACTATGGCCGTATAAGTTTGAACTTGAGTTACATGTAAGGATCTCAGATAGACTTGTTATGGAGTTGAAAACAACAAATATAGATGATAAACCTTTTGAGATAACTCAAGCTCTTCACACATATTTCAGAGTTTCAGACATTCTACATGTAGCTATTGAGGGCTTAGATAAAAAGCCTTATTTGGATGCACTTACTTACAAAAGAGAGATTCAAAACGCAGATATAACTTTTAACCAAGAGGTTGACAGAGTTTATCAAGAGGTCTCGGATGAAGTTATATTAAAAGATACAAACAGAACTCTACATGTAGAGAATGAAGGCTCTAGCTCTATAGTCGTTTGGAACCCGTGGATAGATAAATGTAAGAGAATGAGCGCCATGAATGATGATGCTTATAAAAACATGGTCTGCATAGAGTCTGCTAACGCATTTGAAGATGCAAGAGTGATAAAACCAAATAAGTCACACACCCTCAAAGCTACTCTTTACTAA
- a CDS encoding sugar MFS transporter, with translation MDNRSTLVPMVIIGVLFFIFGFVTWLNGSLIPFLKVICDLNEFQALFVTFAFYIAYTVMALPMSFMLDKTGYKNGMAIGLGVMVVGSLVFIPAAQSASFAMFLLALFILGTGLTILQTASNPYIVLVGPIESAAMRISIMGLINKSAGVLVPLLFTAVILSDIGSLENLSNETKESLSSRLIIPYIIMAAVLTGLIALVKYSSLPEIEFEKDEHSDKSSIFQFPRVVLGATALFFYVGIEVIAGDTIGLYGQFLGLKNFTSLTSFTMIFMVFGYLIGVLFIPKYLSQEKALISSALLGILFLFGVVYSSADSSLVSELLWGWSGIRTLPDTVTFVALLGFANALVWPTIWPLALEGLGKYTAQGSALLIMAIAGGAILPLVFGKIAHVSGDMQSTYLMGIICYSFILAYAMKWHKITSWKMH, from the coding sequence ATGGATAACAGGTCTACTCTTGTACCTATGGTAATTATAGGAGTTTTATTTTTTATTTTTGGCTTTGTTACTTGGCTCAACGGTTCACTTATCCCATTTTTAAAAGTCATTTGTGACCTCAATGAGTTTCAGGCACTCTTTGTTACTTTTGCTTTTTATATCGCATATACCGTTATGGCTCTTCCTATGTCCTTTATGCTTGATAAAACCGGCTATAAAAATGGGATGGCGATAGGTTTGGGTGTTATGGTTGTAGGCTCTCTTGTTTTTATACCTGCTGCTCAGAGTGCAAGTTTCGCAATGTTTTTGCTTGCTCTTTTTATACTCGGTACAGGACTTACAATACTGCAAACGGCGTCAAATCCATATATAGTTTTGGTAGGACCTATAGAGAGTGCTGCGATGAGAATAAGCATAATGGGACTTATAAACAAAAGTGCTGGTGTTCTTGTACCGCTTCTTTTTACCGCTGTTATACTATCAGATATTGGTTCACTAGAGAATCTTTCCAACGAAACAAAAGAGTCTCTCTCTTCACGTCTTATTATTCCATATATTATTATGGCGGCTGTTTTGACAGGGCTTATTGCTTTAGTTAAATACTCATCACTTCCAGAGATTGAGTTTGAAAAAGATGAACACTCAGACAAGAGCAGTATATTTCAGTTTCCACGTGTGGTTTTGGGAGCAACTGCACTTTTCTTTTATGTCGGTATTGAGGTTATAGCCGGGGATACCATAGGGTTATACGGGCAGTTCTTGGGTTTGAAAAATTTCACCTCTTTAACTTCATTCACTATGATTTTTATGGTGTTTGGATATCTTATTGGAGTTTTGTTTATACCAAAATATCTTTCGCAGGAAAAAGCACTAATCAGCTCAGCACTGTTGGGGATTTTATTTCTCTTTGGCGTTGTGTATTCATCGGCAGATAGCAGTTTGGTTTCAGAGCTTTTGTGGGGGTGGAGCGGTATTAGAACTCTGCCGGACACGGTAACATTCGTAGCGCTATTGGGTTTTGCAAACGCTCTGGTCTGGCCTACCATCTGGCCTCTTGCACTTGAGGGCTTGGGAAAATATACGGCTCAGGGGAGTGCCCTTTTGATTATGGCAATTGCAGGTGGAGCTATCCTCCCTCTTGTTTTTGGAAAAATAGCACATGTGAGCGGAGATATGCAATCAACATATCTGATGGGGATAATCTGCTACTCTTTCATTTTGGCATACGCTATGAAGTGGCATAAAATCACATCATGGAAAATGCATTGA
- a CDS encoding HAD-IIB family hydrolase has protein sequence MQVEILEKMKNIYITDLDHTFLRNDLSVSSFTKEVWNSFSEKSIISVATARTYKKTAQFLKNIHVNAPMILLDGALIATMDKKIIETKFINKEVADAIIDEGGKFGIYPFVLALADKNLNEAFLFSVILNEHQKEVLSRYSEDDNLVECKDIRAMDENFKIVYMGEEKMLRKLALHVEKIFGNSLKYILAPEAYVGCYFLTILHKDADKSHGIRSVSEYVGFDLSRLTVFGDNFNDVGMFELAGVSVAVANAQEGVKKLADIVLPHTNDEDAVAKYLKGLKNG, from the coding sequence ATGCAAGTTGAAATATTAGAGAAGATGAAGAATATTTATATAACAGATCTCGATCATACATTTTTACGAAATGACCTCTCTGTGAGTTCTTTTACAAAAGAGGTCTGGAATAGCTTCTCTGAGAAATCTATCATTAGTGTGGCAACTGCCAGAACATACAAAAAAACCGCACAATTTTTAAAGAACATACATGTCAATGCACCTATGATTTTGCTTGACGGTGCTCTTATTGCCACAATGGATAAGAAGATAATAGAGACAAAGTTTATAAACAAAGAGGTAGCAGATGCCATTATTGATGAGGGTGGCAAATTTGGAATCTACCCTTTTGTTTTGGCACTTGCGGATAAAAATCTTAATGAAGCATTTTTATTCTCTGTTATTTTAAATGAACACCAAAAAGAGGTGCTGAGTAGATACTCAGAAGATGACAACTTGGTTGAGTGCAAAGATATACGTGCCATGGATGAGAACTTTAAGATTGTTTATATGGGTGAGGAAAAAATGTTGCGAAAATTGGCTCTACATGTAGAGAAAATATTCGGAAATAGTTTAAAATATATTCTTGCGCCGGAAGCTTATGTTGGGTGCTATTTTTTGACTATATTGCATAAAGATGCAGACAAGTCCCACGGCATTAGAAGTGTTAGCGAATACGTAGGTTTTGATCTAAGCCGACTGACTGTTTTTGGGGACAACTTCAATGATGTCGGTATGTTTGAACTGGCGGGGGTCTCCGTGGCGGTTGCAAATGCACAAGAGGGCGTTAAAAAGTTGGCAGACATAGTGCTTCCCCACACAAACGACGAAGACGCAGTTGCAAAATATCTAAAAGGGCTTAAAAATGGATAA
- a CDS encoding cation:proton antiporter, with amino-acid sequence MDSALLYIVMALGVSTVLNLFLKRMGVSQIIGYIITGTILVYAFDLREMNNSHTLEYIGEFGIVFLMFTIGLEISLRKMNSMKTEIFFNGAMQVIFTALVVYAVSHYIFSLESKSAIILSLAFALSSTAVVLSYLKSSKEIHNPYGQRAAGILIFQDIAVIPILIFLSFLTSEGDQSVGVILRDTFISAVIVMVLLFVVGKRVITWLLHFSASSEVDELFMGSVLFIVVAASLFASYMGFTYSLGAFVAGMVIAETKYHHKVESDIAPFKDILLGTFFIIVGMKIDVLYFIDNIGIIIGIFTLVLVLKAVIMYLLLRITSSHVLSLKTALALSQVGEFSFVIFAVASMGGLLDKELEALFILVVIFSMIVTPFFISRINKLVGRITHFEYLGLDTSDFISRKNHVILCGYSIVGKFAAKSLDKIAAPYVIIDNNPKHVQEALAEGKEAYLGDMSKLSLLEAIHAESSAGVIVTLDNMDKKRAICEAILAHTKNINLIVKVATLRDKNNLKDLDITSVIDSKEEIGRILVERMITCKLKY; translated from the coding sequence ATGGATTCTGCACTTCTTTATATCGTTATGGCTCTTGGTGTTTCAACGGTTTTAAACCTCTTTTTGAAACGAATGGGTGTTTCACAAATTATTGGCTATATCATAACCGGCACAATTTTGGTCTACGCTTTTGACTTAAGAGAGATGAATAATTCGCACACTTTAGAGTATATTGGTGAATTTGGTATAGTGTTTTTGATGTTTACCATTGGGCTTGAGATATCTCTGCGCAAAATGAACAGTATGAAAACCGAGATATTTTTCAATGGTGCTATGCAGGTAATATTTACTGCCTTAGTTGTTTATGCTGTCAGCCACTATATTTTTTCACTTGAATCGAAGTCGGCTATTATTCTCTCTTTGGCTTTTGCGCTCTCGTCTACGGCAGTTGTTTTGAGCTACCTTAAAAGTTCAAAAGAGATACATAACCCGTATGGTCAGCGTGCAGCGGGGATACTTATTTTTCAGGATATTGCAGTAATTCCTATTTTGATTTTTCTGAGTTTTTTAACGAGTGAGGGTGACCAATCGGTTGGAGTGATTTTAAGAGATACTTTTATAAGTGCTGTTATCGTTATGGTCCTCTTGTTTGTTGTGGGTAAGAGAGTTATTACATGGCTACTGCACTTCTCTGCTTCAAGTGAAGTTGATGAGCTTTTTATGGGTTCGGTTTTATTTATTGTGGTTGCCGCTTCTCTTTTTGCATCATATATGGGTTTCACCTACTCTCTTGGTGCCTTTGTTGCTGGTATGGTAATTGCAGAGACGAAGTATCATCATAAGGTTGAATCAGACATTGCCCCTTTTAAAGATATTCTTTTAGGTACATTTTTTATCATCGTTGGTATGAAGATAGATGTGCTCTACTTTATAGACAACATAGGAATAATTATAGGTATTTTTACACTGGTGCTTGTTTTAAAAGCTGTTATTATGTACCTTTTGCTACGCATTACATCTTCACATGTATTATCACTTAAAACTGCTTTGGCCTTGTCTCAAGTTGGTGAGTTCTCTTTTGTAATATTTGCAGTTGCAAGTATGGGGGGTCTGTTGGACAAAGAGTTGGAAGCGCTTTTTATCTTGGTTGTGATTTTCTCTATGATTGTAACTCCATTTTTTATATCTAGAATTAATAAACTCGTAGGTCGCATTACCCATTTTGAATATTTGGGCTTAGATACTTCCGACTTTATTTCGAGGAAAAACCATGTTATTTTGTGCGGATACAGTATTGTAGGTAAGTTTGCAGCAAAGTCTTTGGACAAGATAGCCGCCCCTTACGTAATTATAGATAATAACCCAAAACATGTTCAAGAGGCCTTGGCGGAAGGGAAAGAGGCATATCTGGGTGATATGTCAAAGCTCTCCCTTTTGGAGGCCATACATGCAGAGAGTTCGGCCGGAGTGATAGTAACCCTCGATAATATGGATAAAAAAAGAGCAATCTGCGAGGCAATCCTTGCCCATACTAAAAATATTAATTTAATAGTTAAGGTAGCAACTCTAAGAGATAAAAATAATCTAAAAGATTTGGATATCACATCTGTTATTGACAGCAAAGAGGAGATAGGCAGAATACTGGTAGAGAGAATGATAACATGCAAGTTGAAATATTAG
- a CDS encoding cytochrome c3 family protein translates to MYGASAAGVAGVTMAVTATNAQPTDATLACLGCHDGISAMNSVINAPGSGAGGSNTTGILIGGTLQLPRSMGNLDTNSIGGQGLLTDDHPMSIVYTPGKANLKALNSGLTDFVGATQISELLRGGKVHCVSCHDPHTARSRYLRNENTNSALCLGCHNK, encoded by the coding sequence ATGTATGGCGCTTCTGCTGCTGGTGTTGCTGGTGTAACAATGGCTGTAACTGCTACAAACGCACAACCAACAGATGCAACTTTGGCTTGTCTTGGTTGCCATGATGGTATCAGTGCTATGAACAGCGTTATAAATGCTCCTGGTTCAGGTGCAGGAGGCTCTAATACGACTGGAATCCTCATAGGTGGTACATTACAACTTCCAAGGTCTATGGGGAATTTGGATACAAACTCAATTGGCGGTCAGGGTCTTTTGACAGATGACCACCCTATGTCTATTGTATATACTCCAGGAAAAGCAAACTTAAAAGCTTTAAATTCTGGCCTTACTGATTTTGTCGGTGCTACCCAGATATCTGAGCTACTAAGAGGTGGGAAGGTTCATTGTGTTAGCTGCCATGACCCACACACAGCTAGGTCTAGGTATCTTAGAAACGAGAATACTAACAGTGCTCTTTGTCTTGGTTGCCATAACAAGTAA
- a CDS encoding CTP synthase, with protein sequence MTKYIFVTGGVLSSLGKGITAASVGTLLKHSGKKVGMLKIDPYINVDPGTMSPLEHGEVFVTKDGAETDLDIGNYERFLDSSYLKSSNFTTGQVYLSVIERERAGGYLGQTIQVIPHIVGEIVKRIKLAGEGHDILVVELGGTVGDIEGLPFMEAIRQMKHDDEVAGTYFIHVTLIPFIKAAGELKSKPTQHSVQELRRIGITPQMIIARSENALPKTFKKKLAMSCDVHPDCVIEALDAATIYDIPVTFLRQHILKPIAKELDLGELDPDMEEWDSLVKKIVQPKNRVVVGFVGKYLELKEAYKSLTESLIHSGAHLDTRVEICWVDSEEVEERGAEALLGDCDSVLVAGGFGNRGVEGKILAIEYARVNKVPYLGICLGMQLTLVEYARNVLGLEGANSIEFDENTPHPMVYLIDNFLDQSGGMQLRTHTSPMGGTLRLGEYPCDTKEGSIIREAYNGAKTIHERHRHRYEANPAYRAQLEKAGMIVTGESNGLIETVEIEGHPWFLGVQFHPEFTSRLQTPNPSILAFVQASLNISQNI encoded by the coding sequence ATGACTAAATACATTTTTGTTACCGGTGGGGTTTTAAGCTCTCTTGGAAAAGGGATTACAGCTGCTAGTGTTGGTACTTTACTTAAACACTCTGGTAAAAAAGTGGGCATGCTAAAGATAGATCCATATATCAATGTTGACCCTGGAACTATGTCTCCGTTAGAACATGGTGAGGTTTTTGTAACTAAAGACGGTGCAGAAACTGACCTTGACATTGGAAACTACGAGAGATTTCTTGACTCCTCTTATCTCAAATCAAGTAACTTCACTACCGGACAAGTTTATCTAAGCGTTATTGAGCGCGAACGTGCCGGCGGCTACCTTGGTCAAACTATTCAAGTTATCCCACATATTGTTGGTGAAATTGTAAAACGGATTAAGCTTGCAGGCGAAGGTCACGATATTCTTGTTGTTGAACTCGGCGGAACAGTTGGTGACATTGAGGGACTCCCTTTTATGGAAGCTATTCGTCAAATGAAGCATGATGATGAAGTTGCTGGCACATATTTTATACATGTAACACTTATCCCTTTTATAAAAGCTGCAGGTGAGTTGAAATCTAAGCCTACTCAACACTCAGTTCAGGAACTTCGCCGTATCGGTATCACTCCGCAAATGATTATTGCTAGAAGTGAAAATGCTCTTCCTAAAACTTTCAAGAAAAAACTCGCAATGAGCTGTGATGTCCATCCTGACTGTGTTATTGAAGCACTAGACGCTGCAACTATTTATGATATTCCTGTTACATTTTTAAGACAACACATCTTAAAGCCAATTGCAAAAGAGCTCGATCTTGGTGAATTAGACCCTGACATGGAGGAGTGGGATTCCCTGGTTAAGAAAATTGTTCAGCCAAAAAACAGAGTTGTTGTCGGTTTTGTCGGAAAATATCTTGAACTCAAAGAGGCCTACAAATCTTTAACAGAATCACTTATCCACTCTGGAGCCCACTTAGATACTCGTGTCGAAATATGCTGGGTTGACAGCGAAGAGGTTGAAGAGAGAGGTGCTGAAGCTCTTCTTGGAGACTGCGATTCAGTTTTAGTTGCTGGTGGTTTTGGAAATCGTGGTGTTGAGGGTAAAATTTTAGCAATCGAGTATGCTCGTGTTAACAAAGTCCCATATCTTGGTATCTGTCTTGGTATGCAGCTCACACTTGTTGAGTACGCTAGAAATGTTCTTGGCCTAGAGGGTGCAAACTCTATAGAGTTTGATGAAAACACACCGCACCCAATGGTTTATCTAATTGACAACTTTTTAGACCAGAGCGGTGGCATGCAACTGAGAACTCACACATCACCAATGGGTGGCACTCTAAGGCTTGGAGAATATCCGTGCGATACAAAAGAGGGTTCAATCATTAGAGAAGCTTACAATGGTGCAAAAACTATTCATGAGAGACATCGTCATCGCTATGAAGCAAACCCAGCATACCGTGCGCAGTTAGAAAAAGCTGGAATGATAGTTACGGGTGAATCTAATGGATTAATTGAAACAGTTGAAATAGAGGGTCATCCTTGGTTCCTAGGTGTTCAGTTTCATCCTGAGTTTACTTCAAGACTTCAAACTCCAAATCCATCTATCTTGGCATTTGTTCAAGCCTCTTTAAATATTTCACAAAATATATGA
- the recJ gene encoding single-stranded-DNA-specific exonuclease RecJ — MSKFDNIPLLDKSALFELLTQRFDKEEKKLSQIASPSLLQDAPKAAKKIADTIREKKKITLVGDYDVDGVSSTAIMVDFFRQIPYPLEAIIPNRFSDGYGVSPTVLERIESDLVITVDNGISAIEAANICAQRGIELIITDHHTPSEILPEAYAIVNPKLPTCKYPFKEICGAQVAWLLLGLVKKELNLKIDMKQFLDILSIAIVADVMPLIDINRMLVKEGLRVLMSSSRPASIIIRDFLNKSIITSEDIGFQIAPRINAAGRLEDASIALEFFTATNTNTAYKQFEKLNSLNELRRETEAQTTKEALVQGNCSDNVIVVAGENWHEGVVGIVASRLVDHFLKPAIVLSCENGVAKGSARSVGDVSIYELIKANECYLTKFGGHKMAAGLGLDVNNIDRFRSAINESASKIDPNDFIPLDDLVGIMPSSEIDLELLGLLDNFEPYGEANSRPTFLIKDSEIVEIKLFGKDKSHSKISVRQFSHERETIELILFKKIFKMPDNKKLTCSYRVTKNEFNSRISAQLIINKIYDYQL, encoded by the coding sequence ATGTCAAAATTTGATAATATTCCTCTTCTAGACAAATCTGCTCTTTTTGAATTACTTACGCAAAGATTTGACAAAGAAGAAAAAAAGCTCTCTCAAATAGCAAGTCCCTCTCTACTTCAAGATGCTCCAAAAGCTGCTAAAAAAATAGCCGATACAATAAGAGAAAAGAAAAAAATAACTCTTGTAGGCGATTACGACGTTGATGGAGTAAGCTCTACAGCGATAATGGTAGATTTTTTCAGACAAATTCCTTATCCTCTTGAGGCAATCATTCCCAATCGTTTCAGTGACGGCTACGGTGTGAGTCCGACAGTGTTGGAGAGAATAGAGAGTGACCTGGTTATTACCGTTGACAACGGAATAAGTGCTATAGAAGCAGCAAATATTTGTGCACAAAGAGGGATAGAGCTTATAATAACCGACCATCATACACCCTCAGAAATTCTGCCTGAAGCTTATGCAATAGTAAATCCGAAACTCCCTACATGTAAATACCCTTTTAAAGAAATTTGCGGCGCACAGGTTGCCTGGCTACTGCTTGGACTTGTAAAAAAAGAGTTAAATCTAAAAATTGATATGAAACAGTTTTTAGATATATTATCCATTGCTATTGTTGCTGATGTAATGCCTCTAATAGATATCAATCGTATGCTTGTTAAAGAGGGTTTAAGGGTCTTAATGAGCTCAAGCAGACCAGCCTCTATAATTATAAGAGATTTTTTAAACAAGTCAATAATCACCTCTGAGGATATCGGATTTCAAATAGCTCCACGAATAAATGCGGCCGGAAGGCTAGAAGATGCAAGTATAGCTCTTGAGTTCTTCACAGCGACTAATACTAACACAGCCTACAAACAATTTGAAAAACTAAATTCTCTTAATGAACTTAGGCGTGAAACAGAGGCTCAAACAACCAAAGAAGCATTGGTTCAAGGGAACTGTTCGGATAATGTAATAGTTGTTGCAGGGGAAAATTGGCACGAGGGTGTTGTTGGGATTGTTGCATCACGCTTAGTAGATCACTTTCTTAAACCCGCAATTGTACTAAGTTGTGAAAATGGAGTTGCCAAAGGGAGTGCAAGAAGCGTAGGAGATGTGAGTATTTACGAACTTATAAAGGCTAATGAGTGCTATTTGACAAAATTTGGCGGACATAAGATGGCAGCCGGTCTTGGGCTTGATGTTAATAATATAGATAGGTTCAGGAGTGCAATCAACGAGAGTGCCTCCAAAATAGACCCGAATGATTTCATTCCATTAGACGATTTAGTTGGAATAATGCCAAGCAGTGAGATTGATTTAGAGCTTTTGGGTCTATTAGATAATTTTGAACCTTATGGTGAGGCAAACTCCCGCCCTACTTTTTTAATAAAAGATAGTGAAATAGTAGAGATAAAACTTTTTGGAAAAGACAAGTCTCACTCTAAAATAAGCGTTAGACAATTTTCACATGAAAGAGAAACAATAGAGTTGATTCTATTCAAAAAAATATTCAAAATGCCTGACAATAAAAAGCTTACATGTAGCTACAGAGTGACTAAAAATGAGTTCAACAGTAGAATATCAGCTCAACTTATTATAAATAAAATCTATGATTATCAATTATAA